In Halomarina salina, one DNA window encodes the following:
- a CDS encoding ABC transporter ATP-binding protein: protein MTDTPLLSVEDLRTTFKTDGGLLTAVGGIDFEVRAGETLCIVGESGSGKTVASESVTKLIPSPPGEVTGKVAFRDMESVRELADAYPKAVFDVTQAGAGAVDDRDRPGDDDQFVVVERRRNGEITRGYVDLARAPEKALRRIRGGDIAHVFQNPQDALNHCYTVGWQIVEAVQMHEDVSKAEARKRAIELLNEVGIANPAARLDDYPHEFSGGQKQRVMIAMALVTNPDLLIADEPTTALDVTVQSQILKLLGRLQEEYGMGILFITHDLGVVAEIADHVVVMYAGKVMERGTVYEIFEQPSHPYTRALLECLPGGGRAAAGIRGTLPDPTDPPDGCRFAPRCEYAVDDCFEGGQPEEARLTDDHCVSCVYYQSGYDESAITGDDTTPATSGGTADD, encoded by the coding sequence ATGACCGACACACCACTCCTCTCTGTAGAGGACCTCAGAACGACGTTCAAGACCGACGGCGGACTGCTCACCGCCGTCGGCGGTATCGACTTCGAAGTCCGTGCGGGCGAGACGCTCTGCATCGTCGGCGAGTCCGGCTCCGGCAAGACCGTCGCCAGCGAGTCCGTCACGAAACTGATCCCCTCGCCACCGGGCGAGGTGACGGGGAAGGTCGCGTTCCGCGACATGGAGTCGGTCCGGGAGCTCGCCGACGCGTACCCGAAGGCCGTCTTCGACGTGACGCAGGCGGGAGCCGGAGCGGTCGACGACCGCGACCGACCCGGCGACGACGACCAGTTCGTCGTCGTCGAGCGACGACGGAACGGCGAGATTACGCGTGGCTACGTCGACCTCGCCCGTGCCCCGGAGAAAGCGCTTCGGCGCATCCGCGGGGGCGACATCGCCCACGTCTTCCAGAACCCGCAGGACGCGCTCAACCACTGCTACACGGTCGGCTGGCAGATCGTCGAGGCCGTCCAGATGCACGAGGACGTCTCGAAGGCCGAGGCTCGCAAGCGGGCCATCGAGCTCCTCAACGAGGTCGGCATCGCCAACCCGGCGGCCCGCCTCGACGACTACCCCCACGAGTTCTCCGGGGGCCAGAAACAGCGCGTGATGATCGCCATGGCGCTGGTGACGAACCCGGACCTCCTCATCGCCGACGAACCGACGACCGCACTCGACGTGACCGTCCAGTCACAGATACTCAAGCTCCTCGGCAGGCTCCAGGAGGAGTACGGGATGGGCATCCTGTTCATCACGCACGACCTGGGCGTCGTCGCGGAAATCGCCGACCACGTCGTCGTCATGTACGCCGGCAAAGTGATGGAGCGGGGGACCGTCTACGAGATATTCGAGCAGCCGTCACACCCTTACACCCGCGCCCTGCTTGAGTGTCTCCCCGGCGGCGGGCGGGCGGCGGCGGGCATCAGGGGGACCCTGCCGGACCCGACCGACCCACCGGACGGCTGTCGGTTCGCCCCCCGGTGTGAGTACGCCGTCGACGACTGCTTCGAGGGCGGCCAGCCCGAGGAAGCACGGTTGACCGACGACCACTGCGTCTCCTGTGTCTACTACCAGTCGGGCTACGACGAGTCGGCCATCACCGGCGACGATACTACCCCGGCGACCAGTGGAGGGACCGCCGATGACTGA